Below is a genomic region from Mesorhizobium sp..
GCAGGGGCGCTGCTCGTCGTCGGCTTCCAGACCCGCACCGTGGCGGCGGTGCTCGCCGCCTTCTGCCTGTTCGCCACCTATGTCGGCCACTATGGCCAGGGTGGCGACGCGGCAAGCGCCTTCACCCATCAGCAGATGCTCCTGAAAGACGTCGCGGTCGCCGGCGGGCTGATCCTCGTCGCCCTGTTCGGCGCCGGCATGCTGTCGTTGGACGCCTTGCTGGCGCGGCGGGCGAAGGTGCCGCCGCTCGCCGAGAATGGCTAGGCCGTCTTCGCCTCGGTCAGCCCCAGTTCCTCGATCATCGCCTCGCGCATCAGGAATTTCTGCGCCTTGCCGGTGACGGTCATCGGCAGGGCCGGGCGGATGCGGACGTAGCGCGGGATCTTGTAATGCGCGATCTGGCCGCGGCAGAAGTCGCGGATCTCCGCCTCGCTCGGCGGCTCGCCGGGTGCCGCGACGATCCAGGCGCAGATCTCCTCGCCGTAGCGGTCGTCGGGCACGCCGAACACCTGCACCTCGCGCACCTTGGGGTGGCGGTAGAGGAATTCCTCGATCTCGCGCGGATAGACGTTCTCCCCGCCGCGGATCACCATGTCCTTCACCCGGCCGACGATGTTGCCGTAGCCGTCCGCGTCGATCGTGGCGAGGTCGCCGGTGTGCATCCAGCCGTCGGCGTCGAGCGCCTCGGCGGTGCGCTCGGGATCGCCCCAATAGCCCTGCATCACCGAGTAGCCGCGCGTGCACAGTTCGCCGCGTGCGCCCACCGGCACCGTCCTTCCCTTGTCGTCGACGATCTTGACCTCGACATGCGGATGGACGCGGCCGACCGTCGAGACGCGGCGGTCGACCGGATCGTCGGTATGGCTCTGGAAGGAGACCGGGCTGGTCTCGGTCATGCCGTAGGCGATCGTCACCTCGCGCATGTTCATCCTGGCGACGACCTTCTTCATCACCTCCACCGGGCAGGGCGAGCCCGCCATGATGCCGGTGCGCAGGCTGGACAGATCGAAGCTCGCGAATTCCGGATGGTCGGGCATGGCGACGAACATGGTGGGCACGCCGTAGAGGCCGGTACAGCGCTCCTCGGCGACCGCCTTCAGCGTGGCCAGCGGATCGAAGCCCTCCGACGGGAACACCATCGCCGCCCCCTTCGACACGCAGCCGAGCGTGCCCATCACCATGCCGAAGCAATGGTAGAGCGGCACCGGAATCGCCAGCCGGTCCTCGTGGGTGAAGTCGATCGTCGAGGTGACGAGATTGCCGTTGTTGACGATGTTGCGGTGGGTCAGCGTCGCGCCCTTCGGCGCGCCGGTGGTGCCGGAGGTGAACTGGATGTTGATCGGGTCGGCGGGCGTGAGCGCCGCCGTCGCCGCGTCGAGCGCCGCGATGCCCTGCGGCGTCGCCATCGCCAGCACATCGGCGAAGTTGAACATGCCCGGCGATGCCTCCTCGCCCATGCGGATGACCGTGGTCAGGTGCGGCAGTTTCGCCGCCTTCAGCTGCCCGGGCGCGCAGGAGGCGAGTTCCGGCGCGAGTTCGCCCAGCATGCCGAGATAGTCCGACGTCTTGAAGCTCGAGGCCAGCACCAGCGCCCGGCAGCCGACCTTGTTCAGCGCATATTCCAGTTCGTAGAGCCGGTAGGCCGGGTTGATGTTAACCAGGATCAGGCCGATGCGCGCGGTGGCGAACTGGGTCACCAGCCATTCCCAGCGGTTGGGCGACCAGATGCCGATACGGTCGCCCTTCTCGAGTCCCAGCGCCGCGAGGCCCGCGGCCAGCCGGTCGACGTCGCGGGAAAATTCGTCCCAGCTCTGGCGGATGCCCTGCTGCGGAAACACCGCCGCCTCGCGCTGCCCGTGCGCGGCAACCGTCCGCGCCAGCAGCTGGGGGATGGTCAGTTCGAGCAGCGGCACGGACGTGTCGCCCCTGACATGCGAAACGTCGCCGATCGGCTTCAGCGAATGCGGGCGTGCGGCGACGTTCATCTTCTTCCTCCCCCGGTCCGCGCACTGATGACGCGTGTCGGCGCGAACCTATCAGGCCACGGGACGGGAGCAAGCCACCCGATGGCGGATCAGGAGAAGCGTGCCGCGATTTCGGCGAGCGCCGCCGCGTCCGCCATGCTGCGCGCTTTCTTCGACGACACCAGGCAGGCTTCCGATTCGAGGATGACGCCGTCGTCGAGGATCTTCAGCCGGTTGGCTTTCAGCGTCGAGCCGGTCGAGGTGATATCGACGATCACGTCCGCCTGTCCCGCCGCCGGCGCGCCCTCGGTGGCACCGAGGCTTTCCACGATGCGGTAGACCTGGATGCCGTGCTTCTGGGAAAAGAACTGCTGCGTCAGCCGCCAGTATTTGGTGGCGATCCTCAGTCTTCGCCCATGGCGCTGGCGGAAGTCGGCGGCGATTTCGTCGAGGTCGGCCATGGTCGAGACGTCGAACCAGACTTCCGGCACCGCCACCACCACGTCCGCCCGGCCGAAGCCAAGGCGCGCCTCTATGGCCATCTTCGCCGACCAGTCGCCTGCCGCCTCGCGCACCAGATCCTCGCCGGTGACGCCGAGGTCGACGGTGCCCTGCGCCAGTTCGCGGGCGATCTCGGAGGCCGACAGGAAGGCGACCTCGACATCGTCGCGGCCCTTCACCCGTGTCTTGTAGGAGCGCGCATCGGCCGTCGGCAGAACCTCGATGCCGGCCTTCGCCAGGGCCGCCACGGCATCGTCCTTCATCCGGCCCTTCGACGGGAGCGCGATGGTGAGGGTCATGCAGCACGCCCTTCGCAGATCGACGAGTCGACCCCCACTCCGGTGTGCTTCGCAAACCACCTCTCCGCCGTTCGACGGGGGAGAGGAACGGCGCCACGAAGGCGGCCGGCATTTCCTCTCCCCCCGGCGGGGGGAGAGGTGTCACGCGCAGCGTGACGGAGTGGGGGTGCTTTCACAATAAGCGACAGACGAGCCCTCATCCCCTGCCCTCCCGTACCTTCTCGATCCGGTCGAGCCAGACCGAGAAGCCGACGCCGGGGATCGGCCGGTCGGCGCCGAGCAGCGTCAGCAGCCGGTCGTAGCGGCCGCCGCCGACCAGCGGCCGCGTATCCCCCGGCGCGGCGATCTCGAAGACGACGCCGGTGTAATAGTCCAGCGGACGGCCGAAGGCGGCGTCATAGGCGATGTCCCCGGCCTTCAGACCGTTCGACAGGATCGCTTCCGCGCGGGCCGAGAACAGGGCGAGCGCGCCGTCGAGCGCGATGCCGGAGCGCGCCGCGAACTCCGCCAGCGCCTGCGCCGCCTCGGCCAGCGGCACGTGGATGGCGAGGAACGCCTTCAGCGCCTCGAGCTGGGCCGCCGTCAGCCGCAGCCGCGACAGCTCCGCCTTCTCGATCAGCCGCCGCGCGATCTCGTCGGGCGTGCGGCCGGCCGACGGAGAAATGCCCGCCTCCTGCATTTCGCCCTCGATGAAGGCGGAAAGTGCCGTGCGGTCGCCGGAAGCCGCCAACAGGTTCGCGTCGCCGCTCAGCCCCCGATTGGCGGGCGGGTCGGCGAGGTCGGACAAGGCGGCTGCGAGCATATCGGCAGAGCCGAAGGCGCGGGCCAGCCGCTTCTGCCAGCCGCGCGGCAGGCCGAGCGCGGCCAGCACCGCCTCGAACACGGTCTGGTCGCCGAGCGTCACTGTCAGCTTCACGCCGGGCAGCGCCATGGTCAGCAGCGCATGCGCGTCGGCAAGCGAGCGAGCGTCGGCCTTGGCAGTGTCCGGGTCGCCCAGGTCCTCGATGCCGGCCTGCAGGAACTCCGCCTCGCCGTCGCGGCGCTGGCGGAACACTTCGCCGAGATAGGCATAGCGGCGCGGCGTGGCGGCGCGGTTCTCGATATGGTCGAGGCAGACCGGAATGGTGAATTCGGGCCTCAGGCACAGCGTCTCGCCCGTCTCGCTCTCGGTCAGGAAGATGCGGCGGCGCAGATCCTCGCCGGCGATGTCGAGGAACGGATCGGCCGGCTGCAGCATCGGCACGTCGATCATCTCCGCCCCACGCTGGGCGAAGAGGTCGAGGATGGACTGGGCGAGAGCGGTCATCGGAGCGCTCCCTCCCCCTTGAGGGGAGGGTGGCCGCGAAGCGGCCGGGTGGGGTCGCCGGCGACGTCCGCGACGCGATCCCTCCCCCTTGAGGGGAGGGTGGCTCGCGAAGCGAGCCGGGTGGGGTCGCCGGCGACGTCGGCGACGCAAGAATGAGGCCGCGCACTGCCGCAGCGACCCCACCCGGCCAGCCTGCGGCTGGCCACCCTCCCCTCGAGGGGGAGGGATCGCGCCGCGCCCGTCATCAGCCGCGCTCCGCCTTCTGCGCCACGAGAATCCCGCGCACCGTCTCGACCAGTTCCGCCTCGGGCACGGTCATCTGGCCCGGCCGCGCCTCCTTGTAGGCCTCGTGACCCTCGATGTTCGCGGCGAGTTCGGCGCCCGCCACCATGTCCTTGATCTGGACCACCCCCTCGGCGCGCTCGTTGCCGCCCTGGATGACGACGCAAGGGGCACCCCTGCGGTCGGCATATTTCATCTGCGGCTTCATGCCCGAGCCGCCGAGATACATTTCGGCGCGGATGCCGGCCTGGCGCAGGTCCGACACCATCTTCTGGTAGCGGCCGAGGCTCTCCGTGTCGCGGTCCATCACCAGCACGACAACCGGGCCGATGGTCGACGACGTGTCGAGCTTGCCCAGCGCCTTCAGCGCCGACATCAGCCGCGACACGCCGATAGAGAACCCCGTCGCCGGCACGGGCTCGCCGCGGAAGCGCGACACCAGCCCGTCATAACGCCCGCCGCCGCCGACCGAGCCGAAGCGCACGATCTGCCCGTCCTCGTTGGGGATTTCGGCCAGAAGCTCGGCCTCGAAGACCGGGCCGGTATAGTATTCGAGGCCACGGACGACGGAGGGGTCGATCATTACTCGATTGCTGTGATAGCCAGCCTGTTCGCACAATTGTGCAATATCTTCCAGCTCCGTAAGTCCTTGAACCAGAACCGGATTAGTCGGCAGATCCCGGCGCATCTGTGTGACGGTTTCAGCATTTGAGATCTGGAACTCAGTGACCCCTCCTTCCGAGTCTGGAGACGCTACGACCTCACCAGCCGCTATAGAGGCCTCATATTCCTCTTCGCCTGGGCCCGTTTGATACACGGCTGCTTTCGACGTTGCGAACGAGATCACAACATCGACTGCTGCTTCATCCAGCCCCGCGCCCTTGGTGAAATCCCCCTCGCCCTCCTTGCCGCCGTCCCAGCGCCCCGGCCCCAGCAGCAGCCGCACGCCCTCGACGCCCAGCTTGTCCAGCTTGTCGATCGCCCTCAGCACGATCAGCCGGCGCCCGGCATTCTCCTCGCCCCCGAGCCCGATCGCCTCCAGCACGCCGTCGAGCACCTTGCGGTTGTTTACCCGGATCACATAGTCGCCGCGCGCAATCCCCAGCGCCTCCATCACATCCGCCATCATCATCGCCATCTCGGCGTCGGCGGCGACGCCCGGCGTGCCCACCGTGTCGGCGTCGAACTGCATGAACTGGCGGAAACGCCCCGGCCCCGGCTTCTCGTTGCGGAACACCCAGCCCGAGCGGTACGAGCGGAACGGCTTCGGCAGGCGCTCGAAATTCTCCGCCACGAAGCGCGCCATCGGCGCGGTCAGGTCGTAGCGCAGCGACAGCCACTGCTCGTCGTCGTCCTGGAAGGAGAACACGCCCTCGTTCGGCCGGTCCTGGTCGGGCAGGAATTTGCCCAGCGCGTCGGTATATTCGATCAGCGGCTGGTCGGCCGGCTCGAAGCCGTAGAGCTCGTAGACGGCGCGGATCTTTGCCATCATCTGCTCGACGGCGCGGATGTCCTCGGCCGTGCGGTCCGCAAAGCCGCGCGGCAGCCGCGCCAGCATCTTCTGCGATTTCTCAGCCATCGGGATTTCCGCGCGGTTTCTTGGGCTTTGCGCGCGGTTTCCCGCGCGGGCACCTCCTAGCGGATCGATGCGGGAGGGGCAAGGCGGAGGACACCCCGGCGACACAGAGAGCGGCGTCCCGCCGATCCTCCCCCGTTTACGGGGGAGGATCAGGTGCCACGACGGTGTCCGGAGGTTTACTCACGTAGGTACAAAGCCCTCACCGGCCGAGCGCGGATCCTCCCCCGCTTAAGGGGGGTCCGAAGCACGACCGCCGAAGGCGGTGGAGGGGGCGCGTGCGCATGGGCGATAGGTGCCTCCCCGTGCACCGATTTGCGCACACCCCCGCGCCAACCCCTTGTTCCCAGTCACCATTCACCATTCACCATTCACCATACACTTTTTCATCCACGCCCTTTCGCCGCTGCGCGACACTGTCGGCGGTGACAGGAGGCGGAAGGTGAGTATCTGGGACACAGCGCGCGGCGGAGACAGCGGGATCGACTGGGACCTCGTGATCGAACGCAATGTCGGGCGGCTCGGCCCCATCGTCGCCACGCTGTGCGTCATGGCGGGGCTGAGCGCCCGGGGACAGTTTACTTTGTTTCCGGTGAGCGGCCGGTTCGCCGGAGGCGAAGAGCAAGGTCCGGTGGACCTTGCTCAGGCGGCGAACGCCCTGAGCCATAGCGAAGGGCCGGGCGCGGACGATGCAGGGCTGGCGCTGGCGGAAAAAAGTAAACTGTCCCCTGCACCTACCCTTCCCCGCCGCGTCCACCGCGCCGTCTATCGCCTGCTGCGCGCGGCGGAAGCCGCCGTGCGCCGGCTGATCGTCGTCGTCGGCCGCGACATGGTGGCGGCCGAGCCGGTTCTGCCGCCGCTGCCGCAAGACTCCGGCCCGCTGGTCAGGCAGATTGAGGTCAATCTCGGCCTGGCGCATGCCCCTGCCGCGGGAACGCAAGCTCCGGCCGAACCGGACCCGTCGCGCCGCCTCGCCTTCCCGCTCCTCGACCCGCTGCCCGACCCGACCGCGCCGCCGTTCCTCCTGCGCACCTCCGGCGTGCCGCGCATTTCCGTCCCCGGCTGGACGCCGCTGTTTTCCGTCGCGCCGAAACACGAGCCGTCGCCCAACGACCCGATCGATGCGCGCTATCTGCGCCTTCGTCTCGGCGCGCTGGCCTCGGCGCTCGCCGACCTGCCCGGCCAGGCGCTGCGGCTCGCCCGCTGGCGGGCCCGCTGCGCGGCGCTGCGCAAGGCACGCCGCCTGCACCGCGTCGCGCCGCTGCGCCCCGGCCGCGCCTACGCCCTCCGCCGGCCCGGCTCGCCCAGGCCCGAACACGAGATCGACGACATCCTGCGCGACCTGCACTATTTCGCGCTCGAGGCGACCGAGCGGCGCGATACGTCGTGAGGCGCAGGGGAGGCGCAGGGGACAGTTTACTTTCTTTCCGCCAGCGCCTGCCTCGCAGACGCTGGGCCTTTCCGCGGAAAAAAGTAAACTGTCCCCGGTACTTAGCCTCAACCCGCCGTCATCCTCGGGCTTGTCCCGAGGATCTACCTTCGCTTGTCGATATCTGCACCGCCAATCAGTTCAACGCCGACAGATCCTCGGGGTGAGATGCGGTTCGGGACGGTCCTGCCATTCGCCCGCCGTTACATTCGCCCTCCCCCGCGCCATCGCGGCGAAACACGAAGCGCCGAAAAAAGCCATCGACACATATCCGGAACGACGACCATGAGCACGCTGACCGACGCCCCCGAAACGCGCGCCCTGCGCCCCGCCGCGCAGAAGGCCGAGCCGGCCGCGCCGCGCCCCGGCACCTTCTCGCCGCGCAACGATCCCCGGCTCGCCGAGATGGAAACGGGCGGAGCGCTCGGCACCTCGATGCTGGTGCTCTATCCGGTCTTCGCCTGTGTCATCGTGGTCCTCACCAGCCTGACGCTGTCGGGCGCCTCGCTGCCGGCGTGACGACCATGCGCCATCTCGTCCGGCTGCTGATCCTCTCCGCGCTGCTGGCCACGGCGGCGGCCTGCGTCGGCTCGCAGGCCAGCACCGCCGCCATCGGCTGCCGCGGCGGCCACGAGCGGCTGGCCGGCCACTACTATCTGCAGGGGGTTATGGAGGTCGGCTCCGAACTGCTGCTGCGCAAGGACGGCACCTTCGAATTCATGCTCGCTTACGGCGCCAACGACCAGTACGGCAAGGGCTGCTGGGCGCAGGAGGGCACCAGGATCTCGCTGATCCCCGCCGGCCAGGGCCGCGTCAGCGGCCGCCACACCCCCGACAGCCGCGGCTTCAGCGGCATCGTGCTCGACGTCGACGGCGCCAGCCTCGTCTGGAACATCGGCGGCAGCGGCCACAAGGGGCGCTACGAGAAATAGACGCCGCGCGGCGTCACGCACTTCCGGCTCCTATGCCCCGGGGCCGGATGATCGCCCCCTTCCCGCTCCGCCCGAGGTGCGGCGAAGGGGGCACTTCTCACCCTGGCCGGACGAAGGCGTCGCGTTCCCTCTCGATGTCGGGGCGGCAGACGCAGCCCTCGATATGGTCGTTGACCAGGCCCATCGCCTGCATGAAGGCATAGACCGTCGTCGGCCCGACGAAGCTCCAGCCGCGCCTCTTCAGTTCCTTCGAGATGCGTTTCGATACTTCCGTGGTCGGGTTGGCGCGCAGATGTTCGAGGTCGACGCGCTCCGGACGCTCGGCGGCGCCGGGCTCGAAGCGCCAGAAGAAGGCGGCGAGCGAACCCGCCTCCTCGATCAGTTCGCCGGCACGTTTCGCATTGTTGATGACCGAGCGGATCTTGCCCTGGTGGCGGACGATGCCCTTGTCGGCCAGCAGGCGCTCGACATCCGCCTCGCCGTAGCGCGCGATCTTCTCGTGGTCGAAATTGTCGAAGGCGGCGCGGAAGTTCTCCCGCTTGCGCAGGATGGTGAGCCAGGAGAGGCCGGACTGGAAGCCTTCGAGGCAGAGCTTTTCGAACAGGCGGCGGTCGTCGGCGACAGGCCGGCCCCACTCGTGGTCGTGGTAGCGCAGATAGTCGGGCAGGTTGCCGTGCCAGAAGCAGCGGACGGCCCCGTCCGGTCCCTCGATCAGCCCGCCCGCCAGTTCCGCCATTCGTCCGTCTCTCCGCCCGACATCCGATTCACCGGCCGTTCACCACTTTCCTGAACCGGCCGGTAACCACACCAAATGGTTTCCGCGATCGCTCGCCTTTTATCAATTCGGATTCACCTTTTGCTACCGCTCGCGCGGCAGGCTCCTGACAGTTTCAGCCGTCCCGCCGAACATGTGCGGCCAGAACGAGAGTGTTGAGTGATGTTGCGTATCCTTCTCCTTGCGGGCGCCGCCTCCGTCGCCGCGCTTGCCGCCCAGCCCGCCACTGCACAGGCCCGCTATGGTGAGCCGCCGCCGCTGATGGTCAGCCCCGACCTCTCGGCGCCCTGGGTGATGCAGCTGAAGCGTTCGCCCGACGGGCGCCGCGTTGCCGCGCCCGCGATCCGCCGCAGCGTCTCGATGAGCCAGCCGCAGCTGCGCCAGCTTCGCCGCACGGAGCGCCGCGCTGCCAATCCGAACCTGCACACGGCCGCGGTCCAGGTGCCGCCGAAGCGGGAGCAGCAGCAGTACCGGATCGATCCGAAATATCTGCCGCAGGAGGTCGACTATTCCGGCCCGCACGGCGCCGGGACGATCGTCATCGATACGACCGACAACTTCCTCTATCTCGTCCAGAGCGGCGGCACGGCGCGGCGCTACGGCGTCGGCACCGGCAAGCCCGGCTTCGAATGGGCCGGCACCCACAAGGTGACGCAGAAAAAGGAGTGGCCGGATTGGCGCCCGCCCGCGGAGATGATCGCGCGCGAACGCGCCAAGGGCAGGATCCTGCCGGTGCACATGGCGGGGGGACCCGAGAATCCGCTGGGCGCCCGCGCCCTCTATCTCGGCTCGACGCTCTATCGCATCCACGGCACCAACCAGCCCTGGACGATCGGCGGCGCCGTGTCGTCCGGTTGCATCCGCATGCGCAACGAGGACGTGATCGACCTCTACGAGCGCGTCAAGGTCGGCACGAAGGTCGTCGTGATGTAATCCCGGAGAGGGATCGGCCGGCCCGGGGGACGGGACTGGCCGTGCAGGCGGGAGGCTTCGGGGCGCCGACCCGCCGCGACAAGGGCAGCGCGATCGCCGTCGCGCTGCCCTTTTCCGTTGGCGCAGGCGAAGCTCCGCGCCGCTTCTCATACGATTGCGGAATCGTCCGATCTTGCCTAAGCCTTGGCCTGCCGGAAGCCTCCGGCCGATCAGGGAGGGGATCGTTGGACAGTCTCATCACGGTGTTTCTGCCGCTGGCGCTGGCGGTCATCATGTTCTCGCTCGGCCTCGGCCTGACGGTGGCCGACTTCGCCCGCGTCGCGGCACAGCCAAGGGCGTTCGGCATCGGCGCCTTCTCGCAACTGGTCACGATCCCGCTCGTCGCCTGGGTGATCGCCACCCTCTTCGGCCTGCCGCCTGAACTCGCCGTCGGACTGATGATCCTGTCGCTCTGCCCAGGCGGGGTGACGTCCAACATCCTGACCAAGCTCGCCCGGGGCGACCTCGCCCTGTCGATCTCGCTGACAGGGATCATCAGCCTGGTGGCTGTGTTCACCATGCCGCCGCTGGTCGCCTTCTTCGCCCGATATTTCATGGGGCTCGACGCGCCGCCGGTGGACGTCACCCGGCTGGGCATCTCGATGTTCCTGATCACCGCCGCACCCGTGGTCGTCGGGATACTGTTCAGGCGCTACGCGGAGGGCGTCGCGCTGTCGATCGAGCCCTTCGTCGAGAAGCTGGCACTGGTGTTGTTCGTCATCGTCGTGGCCGGTGCGCTGGCCGCCAACTGGTCGCTCTTCGTCGCAAATCTCGCGATCCTGGCGCCGAGCCTGATCGTACTCAACGTGGTGCTACTGGCGATCGGGCTCGGGCTGGGGCGTGTCTTCGCGCTCGGGCCCGCCCAGTCGACTGCCATCGCAATCGAGACGGGCATCCAGAACGCGACGCTCGGCATCACCGTCGGCTCGCTGATCGCCGAACAGGCGGGCGCCCTGCCGCCTTTCTCGCTGCCGAGCGGGGTCTATGGGATCACCATGTACCTGGTGACGATCCCGTTCGTGCTGTGGCGGAGACGAATGGGGGGCTGATCGCCGGTGCGGTTCAGAGCTTCGCCTGCTTCAGCACCTCGTTGATACGACCCTGCCAGCCTTTCCCGGTTGCCTTGAATTTCTCAAGTACATCCGGATCGAGGCGCAGCGACACCTGCTTGCGGGGCCTGCTGACGGCGGGCCGACCGCGTCCCCGCCTGATCATCTCGGATAAATGGGGAAAGACCTCGCCAAAGGGTTTCGCCTGAGCGATCTGCTCATCGGTGATTTCCGGATTGTCCGGATCGGCGGCGATCATGCGCTGGATCTCCGCTTCCTCCTGGTCGGTTAGTGGCGCTGCCGAACGGTCCTTCGGGCCCATCACATATTCCTTTCCTTGCGGCTCGCGGGCCGCATCGAGATCACGGAAACACCTTCCGCGCCGAGCACCCTGAAGACGACCGCCGCAACCGTCTTCCCGCCCAGATCGCCGATCGCGAGGAACCTGCCTTCCCTTGCCGGCGCGACGCGCGCATTGTCGAAGAAAGACGGCGTCAGTTCGGCGAAATCCATGCCATGTTTGGCGAGGTTCTGCAGTCGCTTCGGTTCATCCCAGACGATCCGCATTTTATGTATCACTTTAAAGATTGAATTCAACGCCCCTGAACGGTTTGCGCACTCCAATCTCCTTCCGGCTTCGGCCCGCCAAAGGCCCAGTCGAGCAGTTCGACCGTGTGCACCACCGGCAGGTTCGTGCCGCCGCTGATCTGCGTCATGCAGCCGATATTGCCGGTGGCGACGACTGCCGCGCCCGTCGCCTCGATGTTCGCCACCTTGCGCGTGCGCAGCTTCCCGGCGATCTCCGGCTGGAGGATGTTGTAGGTGCCGGCCGAGCCGCAGCACAGGTGTCCCTCCTTCGGCTCGCGCACGACGAAGCCGGCGCGGGCGAGAAGCTCCTTCGGCTGGCGGGTGATCTTCTGGCCATGCTGCATGGAGCAGGCGGAATGGTAGGCGACCGCGACCCCCGGCTTCAGCGCCGGCTCCGGCAGGTCGATCGAAGCCAGGTATTCGGTGACGTCCTTGGCGAGTGCAGAGACCCGCGCGGCCTTGCCGGCATAGGCCGGATCGAGGCGCAGCATGAAGCCGTAGTCCTTGATCGTCGTGCCGCAACCCGACGCTGTGATGACGATCGCGTCGAGCCCGCCGCGCTCGAGTTCGCGGGTCCAGGCGTCGACGTTCTTGCGCGCCGCGGCGAGTGCGTCGTGCTCACGGCCCATGTGATGGACCAGCGCGCCGCAGCAGCCCTCGGCCTCCGGCACGACCACCTCGACGCCGAGCCGGTTGAGCAGGCGCACCGTCGCCTCGTTGATGGCGGGGTCGAGCACCGATTGGGCGCAGCCGGTGAGCAGCGCGACGCGGCCTCGCCTCGGGGTCGTCGCGGCGTGGGTGGCGGGCTTCGAGACGGAGGACGCGGCGGGCACCGCGCGCGGCGCCATGGCCAGCATCGCCGCGAGTGGCTTCAGCGCCTTCGCCCTGGCGAACAGCGGCGCGAAGGGCTGGCCGAGCGCGGCGAGCTTCAGCGCGGCGCGGAAGCGGGCCGGGTACGGCAACACCTGTGCCAGCACGGCGCGGATCGTCCGGTCGATGAAAGGCCGGCGGTAGGTCTCGTGAATATGTGCCCGCGCGTGGTCGACCAGGTGCATGTAGTGCACGCCGGACGGGCAGGTCGTCATGCAGGCGAGGCAGGACAGACAGCGGTCGATATGGGTGACGATCTCCTCGTCGGCCGGGCGGCCATTCTCCAGCATGTCCTTGATCAAGTAAATCCGCCCGCGCGGGCTGTCGAGTTCGTTGCCGAGCGTCACATAGGTCGGGCAGGTCGCGGTACAGAAGCCGCAATGGACGCATTTGCGCAGGATCTTCTCCGCCTCCGCAACGTGCGGATCGGCGAGCTGAGCGAGGGAGAAGGTGGTTTGCATTACGTGCCTAATCTCCCCGAATTCCGGAAACGGCAACGGGGCGTGGGCTGCGGCACGCCCCTCGCCACGTTCAAATCAGCCAGCTTTCTGGGTTCTTCACCGCCTCTCCCCTGCGCGCCGCCTGCAGTCCTAGGATGCAGCGGACGATGATCCAGATGGCGATGGCGACGTAGAGCAGGACGCCGATCAGCAGAACCACCAGGATCGTCGCGACGAAGATATAGAGAATGCCGATCCAGAAGGTGCGGATCAGATAGGTGTAGTGCGTGTCGACCCAGCCGCCAGCCTTGCCGCGGTTGATATAAGCCATGATCAGGCCGACCAGCGGCAGGATCGG
It encodes:
- a CDS encoding bile acid:sodium symporter family protein, translating into MDSLITVFLPLALAVIMFSLGLGLTVADFARVAAQPRAFGIGAFSQLVTIPLVAWVIATLFGLPPELAVGLMILSLCPGGVTSNILTKLARGDLALSISLTGIISLVAVFTMPPLVAFFARYFMGLDAPPVDVTRLGISMFLITAAPVVVGILFRRYAEGVALSIEPFVEKLALVLFVIVVAGALAANWSLFVANLAILAPSLIVLNVVLLAIGLGLGRVFALGPAQSTAIAIETGIQNATLGITVGSLIAEQAGALPPFSLPSGVYGITMYLVTIPFVLWRRRMGG
- a CDS encoding BrnA antitoxin family protein, which gives rise to MGPKDRSAAPLTDQEEAEIQRMIAADPDNPEITDEQIAQAKPFGEVFPHLSEMIRRGRGRPAVSRPRKQVSLRLDPDVLEKFKATGKGWQGRINEVLKQAKL
- a CDS encoding BrnT family toxin, which produces MRIVWDEPKRLQNLAKHGMDFAELTPSFFDNARVAPAREGRFLAIGDLGGKTVAAVVFRVLGAEGVSVISMRPASRKERNM
- the glcF gene encoding glycolate oxidase subunit GlcF, with protein sequence MQTTFSLAQLADPHVAEAEKILRKCVHCGFCTATCPTYVTLGNELDSPRGRIYLIKDMLENGRPADEEIVTHIDRCLSCLACMTTCPSGVHYMHLVDHARAHIHETYRRPFIDRTIRAVLAQVLPYPARFRAALKLAALGQPFAPLFARAKALKPLAAMLAMAPRAVPAASSVSKPATHAATTPRRGRVALLTGCAQSVLDPAINEATVRLLNRLGVEVVVPEAEGCCGALVHHMGREHDALAAARKNVDAWTRELERGGLDAIVITASGCGTTIKDYGFMLRLDPAYAGKAARVSALAKDVTEYLASIDLPEPALKPGVAVAYHSACSMQHGQKITRQPKELLARAGFVVREPKEGHLCCGSAGTYNILQPEIAGKLRTRKVANIEATGAAVVATGNIGCMTQISGGTNLPVVHTVELLDWAFGGPKPEGDWSAQTVQGR